A window of Bradyrhizobium sp. AZCC 1610 contains these coding sequences:
- the hfq gene encoding RNA chaperone Hfq produces the protein MAADRAQNLQDTFLNHVRKTKTPLTIFLVNGVKLQGIVTWFDNFCLLLRRDGHSQLVYKHAISTIMPGAPIQLFEGGEDAPA, from the coding sequence ATGGCGGCAGACCGCGCACAAAATCTACAAGACACCTTCCTTAATCACGTTCGTAAAACGAAAACGCCACTAACGATTTTTCTGGTCAACGGAGTGAAACTGCAGGGGATTGTTACCTGGTTTGACAACTTCTGCTTGCTGCTTCGGCGCGACGGTCATTCGCAGCTTGTTTACAAGCATGCGATCTCGACCATCATGCCGGGGGCTCCGATTCAGTTGTTCGAAGGCGGCGAGGATGCACCGGCGTGA
- the ntrX gene encoding nitrogen assimilation response regulator NtrX has product MASDILIVDDEADIRDLVAGILDDEGFKTRTARDSDSALAEIANRRPHLVFLDIWLQGSKLDGLQLLEQIKKDHADVPVVMISGHGNIETAVAAIKRGAYDFIEKPFKSDRLILVATRALETSRLKREVKELKQLAPTASVLTGRSACMNQLRQTIDRAAKANSRILIVGPSGSGKELAARTLHNASSRAEGPFIVINAAAITPERMEVELFGIEQSNGEQARKPGALEEAHGGTLFIDEIADMPRETQNKILRVLVDQTFQRAGGTGKIHVDVRIVSSTARNLEEEISEGRFREDLYHRLSVVPIRVPPLSERREDIPELIDYFMDQISAATGLPKRQIGQDAMAVLQSHVWPGNVRQLRNNVERVMILAGGGPEAIITADMLPQDVGSMVPAMPTSNNGEHIMGLPLREAREVFERDYLIAQISRFSGNISRTAEFVGMERSALHRKLKALGVG; this is encoded by the coding sequence ATGGCCAGTGACATTCTGATTGTCGACGACGAAGCCGATATTCGTGACCTCGTTGCGGGCATCCTGGACGACGAAGGCTTCAAGACCCGTACCGCGCGCGACAGCGATTCGGCGCTGGCCGAGATCGCCAACCGCCGTCCGCATCTGGTGTTTCTCGATATCTGGCTGCAGGGCTCCAAGCTCGACGGCCTGCAATTGCTCGAGCAGATCAAGAAGGATCACGCCGACGTTCCCGTGGTGATGATCTCCGGCCATGGCAACATCGAGACCGCGGTGGCTGCGATCAAGCGCGGCGCTTATGACTTCATCGAAAAGCCGTTCAAGTCCGACCGGCTGATCCTGGTGGCGACGCGGGCGCTGGAAACCTCACGCCTCAAGCGCGAGGTGAAGGAACTCAAGCAACTCGCTCCCACCGCGAGCGTTCTCACCGGCCGCTCCGCCTGCATGAATCAGTTGCGCCAGACCATCGACCGGGCGGCCAAGGCCAACAGCCGCATCCTGATCGTCGGCCCCTCCGGTTCGGGCAAGGAACTGGCCGCGCGCACGCTGCACAATGCATCGAGCCGTGCAGAAGGACCGTTCATCGTCATCAACGCCGCCGCGATCACTCCGGAGCGGATGGAAGTCGAATTGTTCGGTATCGAGCAGTCGAACGGCGAGCAGGCGCGCAAGCCGGGCGCGCTGGAGGAGGCCCACGGCGGCACGCTGTTCATCGACGAAATCGCCGACATGCCGCGCGAGACCCAGAACAAGATCCTGCGCGTGCTGGTCGATCAGACCTTTCAGCGCGCGGGCGGCACCGGCAAGATCCATGTCGATGTTCGCATCGTCTCCTCGACTGCGCGCAACCTGGAGGAAGAAATATCGGAAGGGCGATTCCGCGAGGATCTCTACCACCGGCTGTCGGTGGTGCCGATCCGCGTCCCCCCACTGTCGGAACGCCGCGAGGACATCCCCGAACTGATCGACTATTTCATGGACCAGATATCGGCGGCGACGGGCTTGCCGAAGCGGCAGATCGGCCAGGACGCAATGGCGGTATTGCAGTCGCATGTCTGGCCCGGCAACGTCCGCCAGCTCCGCAACAATGTCGAGCGCGTCATGATTCTGGCCGGCGGCGGTCCTGAAGCGATCATCACCGCCGACATGCTGCCGCAGGATGTGGGTTCGATGGTGCCGGCGATGCCGACCAGCAACAATGGCGAGCACATCATGGGACTGCCGCTGCGCGAGGCACGGGAAGTGTTCGAGCGTGACTACCTGATCGCGCAGATCAGCCGGTTCTCGGGCAACATTTCGCGCACCGCCGAATTCGTCGGTATGGAGCGTTCAGCGCTACACCGCAAGCTCAAGGCGCTTGGGGTTGGCTGA
- the hflX gene encoding GTPase HflX → MRRGDADAQASDVERDSEARLEEATGLARAIDLTIADALIAPISQIRPATYLGKGKVEEITGLIAGHDIELVVMDCALSPIQQRNLEKAWNTKVLDRTGLILEIFGRRAKTKEGALQVELAHLNYQRSRLVRSWTHLERQRGGFGFMGGPGETQIEADRRLIGDRIARLENELKKVQATRRLHRAGRQRVPYRVVALVGYTNAGKSTLFNRLTRADVQAADMLFATLDPTLRALSLPHGGKAMLSDTVGFISNLPTQLVAAFRATLEEVLEADIILHVRDISHEDAEAQERDVDTVLRQLGIDLDAGARILEVWNKIDRFDPEERENLRNIAARRPAEHPCFLVSAVSGEGVNELLTAIEDRLAATRTTLDLSIDASDGAGISWLHRNAEVLNKELHDGRFDMTVRVDETKRDIVVSRFDAVPHHVR, encoded by the coding sequence ATGCGCCGCGGCGATGCCGATGCGCAGGCGAGCGATGTCGAGCGCGACTCCGAGGCCCGGCTCGAGGAAGCGACGGGTCTGGCGCGCGCCATCGACCTCACGATCGCCGATGCGCTGATTGCGCCTATCAGCCAGATCAGGCCTGCGACCTATCTCGGCAAGGGCAAGGTCGAGGAGATCACCGGCCTGATCGCGGGCCACGATATCGAACTTGTGGTGATGGATTGCGCGCTGTCACCGATCCAGCAGCGCAATCTCGAGAAGGCGTGGAACACCAAGGTGCTCGACCGCACTGGCCTGATCCTAGAAATCTTCGGTCGCCGCGCCAAGACCAAGGAAGGCGCGCTGCAGGTCGAACTGGCGCATCTCAATTATCAGCGCAGCCGGCTGGTGCGCTCCTGGACCCATCTGGAGCGCCAGCGCGGCGGATTCGGATTCATGGGCGGCCCCGGCGAGACCCAGATCGAAGCCGACCGACGCCTGATCGGCGACCGCATCGCGCGGCTGGAAAATGAACTGAAGAAGGTGCAGGCGACGCGGCGGCTGCATCGCGCCGGCCGGCAGCGTGTGCCGTACCGCGTGGTGGCGCTGGTCGGCTATACCAACGCCGGCAAGTCGACGCTGTTCAACCGGCTCACGCGTGCCGACGTGCAGGCGGCCGACATGCTGTTTGCGACACTGGATCCTACGCTGCGCGCGCTGAGCCTGCCGCATGGCGGCAAGGCGATGCTGTCGGACACTGTCGGATTCATTTCGAACCTGCCGACGCAACTCGTCGCGGCGTTTCGCGCCACGCTGGAAGAGGTGCTGGAGGCCGATATCATTCTCCACGTCCGCGATATCTCGCATGAAGACGCGGAGGCGCAGGAGCGCGACGTCGACACCGTGCTGCGCCAGCTCGGAATTGATCTGGACGCCGGCGCGCGCATCCTCGAAGTCTGGAACAAGATCGATCGCTTCGATCCCGAGGAACGCGAAAACCTGCGCAATATCGCCGCGCGCCGTCCGGCGGAGCACCCCTGTTTCCTGGTCTCCGCCGTATCGGGCGAGGGCGTCAATGAGCTATTGACCGCGATCGAGGATCGGCTGGCGGCGACGCGCACGACGCTCGATCTGTCGATCGATGCTTCCGATGGCGCCGGCATCAGCTGGCTGCATCGCAATGCCGAAGTGCTCAACAAGGAGCTCCACGACGGCCGCTTCGACATGACCGTGCGCGTCGACGAGACCAAGCGCGACATCGTGGTCTCCAGGTTCGACGCCGTGCCGCATCACGTCCGATAG
- the queC gene encoding 7-cyano-7-deazaguanine synthase QueC, with amino-acid sequence MNEQLSSETALVLFSGGQDSTTCLAWALQRFARVEMLGFSYGQRHAIELACRDRLLSGLKSLRPDWAAKLGESHTLEIPTLAEISDTALTRDVAIAMGEDGLPNTFVPGRNLVFITFAAALAYRRGIRHIIGGMCETDYSGYPDCRDETIKALQSALNLGMAKNFELHTPLMWLDKASTWKLAHELGGAGLVDLIREHSHTCYLGERGAQHDWGYGCGECPACALRAKGWREYAEM; translated from the coding sequence ATGAATGAACAACTCAGTTCCGAAACCGCATTGGTGCTGTTCTCCGGCGGGCAGGATTCCACCACCTGCCTGGCCTGGGCGCTGCAGCGCTTTGCCCGCGTCGAAATGCTCGGCTTCAGCTACGGCCAGCGCCACGCCATCGAACTTGCCTGCCGCGACCGGCTGCTGTCGGGCCTGAAATCGCTGCGCCCGGATTGGGCGGCAAAACTCGGCGAGAGCCATACGCTGGAAATTCCGACACTGGCCGAAATTTCCGACACCGCGCTCACCCGCGATGTCGCCATTGCCATGGGCGAGGACGGTCTGCCCAACACCTTCGTGCCCGGCCGCAACCTGGTGTTTATCACCTTCGCGGCGGCGCTGGCGTACCGGCGTGGCATCCGTCACATCATCGGCGGCATGTGCGAGACCGATTATTCCGGCTATCCGGATTGCCGCGACGAGACCATCAAGGCGCTGCAGTCCGCGCTCAATCTCGGCATGGCGAAGAACTTTGAACTGCATACGCCGCTGATGTGGCTCGACAAGGCCTCGACCTGGAAACTCGCGCATGAACTCGGCGGGGCAGGGCTGGTCGATCTGATCCGCGAGCACTCCCATACCTGTTACCTCGGCGAGCGCGGCGCGCAGCACGATTGGGGCTATGGCTGCGGCGAATGCCCGGCCTGCGCGTTGCGGGCGAAGGGTTGGCGGGAGTACGCGGAAATGTGA
- the ntrC gene encoding nitrogen regulation protein NR(I) has protein sequence MPAGSILVADDDTAIRTVLNQALSRAGYEVRLTGNAATLWRWVSQGEGDLVITDVVMPDENAFDLLPRIKKMRPNLPVIVMSAQNTFMTAIRASERGAYEYLPKPFDLKELITIVGRALAEPKERVAHAADEGEFDSIPLVGRSPAMQEIYRVLARLMQTDLTVMISGESGTGKELVARALHDYGKRRNGPFVAVNMAAIPRDLIESELFGHERGAFTGANTRASGRFEQAEGGTLFLDEIGDMPMEAQTRLLRVLQQGEYTTVGGRTPIKTDVRIVAASNKDLRILIQQGLFREDLFFRLNVVPLRLPPLRERIEDLPDLIRHFFSLAEKDGLPPKKLDTLAVERLKQHRWPGNVRELENLARRLAALYPQDVITGSVIDGELAPPAVTSGGNAPIGVENLGGAVEAYLSSHFSGFPNGVPPPGLYHRILKEIEVPLLTAALAATRGNQIRAADLLGLNRNTLRKKIRDLDIQVYRSGG, from the coding sequence ATGCCCGCAGGTAGCATACTCGTTGCCGATGACGACACCGCCATCCGCACGGTTCTGAACCAGGCGCTTTCGCGCGCTGGGTATGAAGTTCGCCTGACCGGAAACGCCGCGACGCTATGGCGCTGGGTCAGCCAGGGCGAGGGAGATCTCGTCATCACCGACGTGGTGATGCCTGACGAGAACGCGTTCGACCTCTTGCCCCGCATCAAGAAGATGCGGCCGAACCTTCCCGTCATCGTCATGAGCGCGCAGAACACCTTCATGACGGCGATCCGGGCTTCGGAACGCGGCGCCTACGAGTATCTGCCGAAGCCGTTCGACCTGAAGGAGCTCATCACTATCGTCGGCCGCGCACTGGCCGAGCCGAAGGAGCGGGTGGCGCATGCCGCCGATGAGGGCGAGTTCGATTCGATCCCCCTGGTCGGCCGCTCGCCGGCGATGCAGGAAATCTACCGGGTGCTGGCGCGGCTGATGCAGACCGACCTCACAGTCATGATCTCCGGCGAATCCGGCACCGGCAAGGAACTGGTCGCCCGCGCCCTGCACGATTACGGCAAGCGGCGTAACGGCCCGTTCGTGGCCGTCAACATGGCGGCGATCCCACGCGATCTCATTGAATCCGAATTGTTCGGCCATGAACGCGGCGCGTTCACCGGGGCAAATACCCGCGCTTCCGGCCGGTTCGAGCAGGCCGAAGGCGGGACGCTGTTTCTCGACGAAATCGGCGACATGCCGATGGAAGCGCAGACGCGGCTGCTGCGGGTGCTGCAGCAGGGCGAATACACCACCGTCGGCGGGCGCACCCCGATCAAGACCGACGTTCGGATCGTGGCGGCGAGCAACAAGGATTTGCGCATCCTGATCCAGCAGGGCCTATTCCGGGAAGACCTGTTCTTCCGCCTGAACGTGGTGCCGCTGCGCCTGCCGCCGCTCCGCGAGCGGATCGAGGATCTGCCCGATCTCATCAGGCATTTCTTCTCGCTCGCCGAAAAGGACGGCTTGCCGCCGAAGAAGCTCGACACGCTGGCGGTCGAACGGCTCAAACAGCACCGCTGGCCCGGCAACGTGCGCGAGCTCGAAAACCTGGCGCGCCGGTTGGCCGCGCTTTACCCGCAGGACGTGATCACGGGGTCGGTGATCGATGGCGAGCTGGCACCGCCGGCGGTCACCTCAGGCGGCAACGCCCCGATCGGCGTGGAGAATCTCGGGGGCGCGGTCGAGGCCTACCTGTCCTCGCATTTCTCCGGCTTCCCGAACGGCGTGCCGCCGCCGGGCCTCTACCACCGCATCCTCAAGGAGATCGAGGTGCCGCTGCTCACCGCGGCGCTGGCGGCCACGCGAGGCAACCAGATCCGCGCAGCCGACCTGCTCGGCCTCAACCGCAACACATTGCGAAAAAAGATCAGGGACCTCGACATTCAGGTTTACCGGAGCGGCGGCTAG
- a CDS encoding two-component system sensor histidine kinase NtrB: protein MTSAAEHRRPVPTDSEAILNALPNPVLLVAPDGRIVDANIAAESFFEISTQFLRRQSLKELVPFGSPLLALIDQVRSSGSPVNEYKVDLGTPRIGGDRQVDLHVAPLTERPGHIVVMLQERTIADKMDRQLTHRSAARSVIALAAMLAHEIKNPLSGIRGAAQLLEQQASSEDRMLTRLICDEADRIVTLVDRMEVFGDDRPVARGAVNIHSVLDHVKRLAQSGFARNIRFIEDYDPSLPPVLANQDQLIQVFLNLVKNAAEAVADLGSDAEIQLTTAFRPGVRLSVPGKKSRVSLPLEFCVKDNGSGVPEDLLPNLFDPFVTTKQTGSGLGLALVAKIVGDHGGIIECESQPRKTTFRVLLPMFSPTKQFDQSNRDGVPGTLPPASQDAR, encoded by the coding sequence ATGACGTCAGCCGCAGAACATCGCCGACCGGTGCCCACCGACAGCGAGGCCATCCTCAACGCGCTGCCCAATCCGGTGCTTTTGGTGGCGCCCGACGGCCGCATCGTCGACGCCAATATAGCCGCCGAATCCTTCTTCGAAATCTCGACGCAATTCCTGCGCCGGCAGTCGCTGAAGGAGCTGGTGCCGTTCGGCAGTCCGCTGCTGGCGCTGATCGACCAGGTGCGCTCGAGCGGCTCGCCGGTCAACGAATACAAGGTCGACCTCGGTACGCCCCGCATCGGCGGTGATCGCCAGGTCGATCTTCACGTCGCCCCGCTCACCGAACGGCCCGGCCACATCGTCGTGATGCTGCAGGAGCGCACCATCGCCGACAAGATGGACCGGCAACTGACGCATCGGAGCGCGGCGCGTTCGGTGATCGCGCTGGCCGCGATGCTGGCGCACGAGATCAAGAACCCGCTGTCCGGCATCCGCGGCGCTGCGCAACTGCTCGAGCAGCAGGCCTCATCTGAAGACCGCATGCTGACGCGGTTGATCTGCGACGAGGCCGACCGCATTGTCACCCTGGTCGACCGCATGGAAGTGTTCGGCGACGACCGGCCGGTGGCGCGTGGAGCCGTCAACATCCACTCCGTGCTCGATCACGTCAAACGGCTGGCGCAGTCGGGCTTTGCTCGCAACATCCGCTTCATCGAGGACTACGATCCGTCATTGCCGCCGGTGCTGGCCAACCAGGACCAATTGATTCAGGTGTTCCTCAATCTGGTAAAGAACGCCGCCGAAGCGGTCGCCGATCTTGGCAGCGATGCGGAAATCCAGCTCACCACCGCGTTTCGTCCCGGCGTCCGCCTGTCGGTGCCGGGCAAGAAATCGCGGGTGTCGTTGCCGCTCGAATTCTGCGTCAAGGACAACGGCTCCGGCGTGCCGGAAGACCTGCTGCCGAACCTGTTCGATCCCTTCGTGACAACCAAGCAAACCGGCAGCGGGCTCGGGCTGGCGCTGGTTGCCAAGATCGTCGGCGATCACGGCGGCATCATCGAATGCGAATCCCAGCCGCGCAAGACCACCTTTCGCGTGCTGCTGCCGATGTTTAGTCCCACCAAACAGTTCGACCAAAGCAACCGCGACGGCGTTCCGGGTACGCTGCCGCCTGCCTCTCAGGACGCAAGATGA
- a CDS encoding acyl-CoA thioesterase/bile acid-CoA:amino acid N-acyltransferase family protein — protein MIVVDHTDALMDVPLAIELKGFAPRQPVTLAATQIFPSHSRWRAEATFVTDHKGRVAVAQQAPISGSYEGIAAMGLIWSAERVVPRSSPLPDGWIMQPSFIDVQAVGLNGQRAELTITRRSAGPGITRQVIRTDGLVGVLFLPPGEGPHPSVLIVHGGGGGIDETTGAMLASRGYAAFNLAYFAEPGLPRGLVNIPLEYFENAIRWMRAQSWLREGFLAVWGPSRGGELALLLGATFPDINAVSAWVPSGVIFGPIGLAEKADSRPAASWTFRGKPLPYLQQNNDSVEPIPAQEPGKPRAYTPIYLNHLRDVGAVERAMIPVENIRGPILLVSGTDDQMWPSWLLAEIAMNRLKTNSFKFPFHHLKYQGAGHLILLPYGPRTTNTIGFKAEGFAGLMYAQGGTPRADAEAGADAWRQMLQFLEAAAKSRR, from the coding sequence ATGATCGTCGTCGACCATACTGATGCGCTGATGGATGTACCTCTCGCCATCGAGCTCAAGGGATTTGCGCCGCGTCAGCCGGTCACCCTTGCGGCGACCCAAATTTTTCCGAGTCACTCGCGTTGGCGGGCTGAGGCGACCTTCGTCACCGACCACAAAGGCCGGGTCGCTGTCGCGCAACAGGCTCCGATATCAGGCAGTTACGAAGGCATTGCCGCCATGGGACTGATCTGGTCCGCAGAACGCGTTGTGCCTCGTAGCTCGCCGCTTCCCGATGGCTGGATCATGCAACCTTCCTTCATCGATGTTCAGGCCGTCGGTCTTAATGGTCAGCGGGCCGAACTGACTATCACGCGCCGCTCGGCCGGCCCAGGGATTACCCGGCAAGTCATTCGCACAGATGGCTTGGTCGGCGTTCTGTTTCTTCCGCCAGGTGAGGGCCCGCACCCTTCGGTTCTCATCGTTCACGGTGGCGGCGGAGGCATAGATGAAACTACCGGCGCGATGCTGGCATCGCGCGGCTACGCCGCGTTCAACCTGGCGTATTTTGCCGAGCCCGGTCTGCCGCGCGGACTCGTCAATATTCCCCTGGAATATTTTGAGAATGCGATTCGCTGGATGCGAGCGCAATCCTGGCTGCGCGAGGGTTTTTTGGCCGTTTGGGGCCCGTCGCGCGGCGGCGAACTTGCTCTACTGCTCGGCGCCACTTTTCCGGATATCAATGCCGTGAGTGCTTGGGTACCGAGCGGCGTCATCTTCGGGCCAATTGGACTAGCGGAGAAAGCCGACTCGCGGCCAGCTGCATCATGGACGTTCCGCGGCAAGCCATTGCCCTACCTGCAACAGAACAATGATAGCGTTGAACCAATCCCGGCACAGGAGCCTGGAAAACCCAGGGCATATACGCCGATCTACCTCAATCATCTCCGTGATGTAGGTGCCGTCGAACGCGCCATGATCCCTGTCGAAAATATTCGCGGACCCATCCTGTTGGTGTCGGGAACTGACGACCAGATGTGGCCATCGTGGCTTCTTGCCGAAATCGCCATGAACCGTCTGAAAACAAATAGTTTCAAATTTCCATTCCATCATCTGAAATATCAAGGCGCCGGTCATCTCATTCTGTTGCCCTATGGACCCAGAACGACGAACACCATCGGCTTCAAGGCCGAAGGCTTTGCCGGCCTTATGTATGCGCAGGGAGGGACTCCGAGGGCCGATGCCGAGGCTGGTGCCGATGCGTGGCGTCAGATGCTCCAATTTCTTGAAGCGGCAGCCAAGAGTCGCAGATAA
- the dusB gene encoding tRNA dihydrouridine synthase DusB: MKIGEIVVANRVLLAPMSGVTDAPFRRLAATLGAGLVVSEMTASDELVHGRPMSLLRCETAGVGPHVVQLAGCEAHWMAEGARVAEAAGADIIDINMGCPARHVTGGQSGSALMRDLDHALKLIEATIAAVKVPVTLKMRLGWDDRSLNAPELARRAEQAGVQMITVHGRTRCQFYKGEADWTAVCAVKNAISVPLVVNGDITTFEKAVQALETSGADAVMIGRGAQGQPWLPGQIGRRLETGKAETAPDLADQLSHIRALYDEICRHYGLRIGLKHARKHLGWALEIAAQCSRAPAAKLKRWRQDILTSEDPHRVHRSLQDAFDDFAWSAAA; this comes from the coding sequence TTGAAAATAGGCGAAATTGTTGTCGCCAACCGGGTTCTCCTGGCGCCGATGTCCGGCGTCACTGATGCTCCCTTTCGACGTCTTGCCGCCACGCTCGGCGCCGGGCTGGTCGTCTCAGAGATGACCGCCAGCGATGAACTCGTGCACGGCAGGCCGATGTCGCTTCTGCGCTGCGAGACAGCCGGTGTCGGACCGCACGTCGTTCAGCTCGCGGGCTGCGAGGCGCATTGGATGGCGGAGGGCGCAAGGGTTGCGGAAGCGGCCGGCGCCGACATCATCGATATCAACATGGGTTGTCCGGCGCGTCATGTCACCGGCGGTCAATCCGGCTCGGCGCTGATGCGCGATCTCGATCATGCACTCAAGCTGATCGAAGCCACGATTGCGGCGGTGAAAGTGCCGGTGACGCTGAAGATGCGACTCGGCTGGGACGATCGCTCGCTCAACGCGCCCGAACTGGCGCGCCGCGCAGAGCAGGCCGGCGTGCAGATGATTACCGTGCACGGACGGACGCGCTGCCAGTTTTACAAGGGCGAGGCTGATTGGACCGCGGTGTGCGCGGTCAAGAATGCGATTTCGGTACCGCTCGTCGTCAACGGCGATATCACCACGTTCGAGAAGGCGGTGCAGGCGCTCGAAACCTCCGGCGCCGATGCTGTCATGATCGGGCGCGGCGCGCAGGGCCAGCCATGGTTGCCGGGGCAGATCGGACGCCGGCTCGAAACCGGAAAGGCCGAGACCGCGCCTGACCTCGCCGACCAGCTCAGCCACATCCGCGCGCTCTACGATGAAATCTGCCGCCATTACGGCCTGCGTATCGGACTGAAGCACGCGCGAAAACATCTCGGCTGGGCGCTGGAGATCGCAGCCCAGTGCAGCCGCGCGCCGGCCGCGAAGCTCAAGCGCTGGAGGCAAGACATTCTGACGTCGGAGGATCCGCACCGGGTGCATCGATCGCTCCAGGACGCGTTCGACGATTTTGCATGGAGTGCTGCTGCATGA
- the mazG gene encoding nucleoside triphosphate pyrophosphohydrolase gives MKPSRDISRLIEVMAALRTPVTGCPWDLDQNFATIAPYTIEEAYEVADAITRGDLDDLRDELGDLLLQVVYHARLAEEQNAFAFGDVVEGVTRKMIRRHPHVFGDENGVVTSGHVAENWDRIKAEEKAERAARRPPEEISHKSLLSNVKAGQPALTRAMELQRKASTVGFDWNDPRAVLHKIREEADEIEAALDRGDTEELAAETGDLLFALVNLARHVGADPESALRGTNAKFERRFAYIERALAAKGRSLEQASLEEMDALWNAAKGEE, from the coding sequence ATGAAACCTTCCCGCGATATTTCACGCCTGATCGAGGTCATGGCCGCCCTGCGCACGCCGGTGACAGGCTGTCCGTGGGATCTCGATCAGAATTTTGCGACGATTGCGCCCTACACCATCGAGGAAGCCTATGAGGTCGCCGATGCAATTACCCGTGGTGACCTCGACGATCTCCGCGACGAGCTTGGCGATCTGCTGCTGCAAGTGGTCTACCACGCCCGCTTGGCCGAGGAGCAGAACGCGTTTGCCTTCGGCGACGTGGTCGAGGGGGTGACACGCAAGATGATCCGGCGGCATCCGCATGTGTTTGGCGACGAGAACGGTGTCGTTACATCAGGCCACGTCGCGGAGAATTGGGATCGCATCAAGGCAGAGGAGAAAGCCGAACGCGCCGCGCGGCGGCCGCCGGAAGAGATTTCGCACAAATCGCTGCTGTCGAACGTCAAGGCCGGCCAGCCGGCGCTGACGCGGGCGATGGAATTGCAGCGCAAGGCGTCCACCGTCGGCTTCGACTGGAACGATCCTCGCGCGGTACTGCACAAGATCCGCGAGGAAGCCGACGAGATCGAGGCGGCGTTGGATCGTGGCGATACTGAGGAACTCGCCGCTGAGACCGGCGATCTCCTGTTCGCGCTGGTCAACCTGGCGCGACATGTCGGCGCCGACCCGGAATCCGCGCTGCGCGGCACCAACGCCAAATTCGAGCGGCGCTTCGCCTATATTGAACGTGCGCTGGCAGCCAAGGGCCGTTCGCTGGAGCAGGCCTCGCTGGAGGAGATGGACGCGCTGTGGAATGCGGCCAAGGGCGAGGAATAA